Proteins from one Mus pahari chromosome 10, PAHARI_EIJ_v1.1, whole genome shotgun sequence genomic window:
- the Rbm15b gene encoding putative RNA-binding protein 15B: MKRQTERDSSPSGRGSSSSAKRPREREREAEAGGRRAAHKASGGTKHPVPARARDKPRGSGGGGGGHRDGRAAGDANHRASGGRSSGAPGGGGRTGKASGDPGAGGASPRSSPLPPPPPPPGAEPAGPGSTAAPEYKTLLISSLSPALPAEHLEDRLFHQFKRFGEISLRLSHTPELGRVAYVNFRHPQDAREARQHALARQLLLYDRPLKVEPVYLRGGGSSRRSSSSSAAASTPPPGPPAPADPLGYLPLHGGYQYKQRSLSPVAAPPLREPRARHAAAAFALDAAAAAAVGLSRERALDYYGLYDDRGRPYGYQAVCEEDLMPEDDQRATRNLFIGNLDHSVSEVELRRAFEKYGIIEEVVIKRPARGQGGAYAFLKFQNLDMAHRAKVAMSGRVIGRNPIKIGYGKANPTTRLWVGGLGPNTSLAALAREFDRFGSIRTIDHVKGDSFAYIQYESLDAAQAACAKMRGFPLGGPDRRLRVDFAKAEETRYPQQYQPSPLPVHYELLTDGYTRHRNLDADLRVRDRTPPHLLYSDRDRTFLEGDWTSLSKSSDRRNSLEGYSRSVRSRSGERWGGDGDRSIAKPWEERRKRRSLSSDRGRTTHSPYEERSRTKGGGQQSERGSDRTPERSRKENHSSEGTKESSSNSLSNSRHGAEERSHHHHHHEAPDSSHGKKTRESERNHRTTEAEPKTLEEPKHETKKLKTLSEYAQTLQLGWNGLLVLKNSCFPTSMHILEGDQGVISGLLKDHTSGSKLTQLKIAQRLRLDQPKLDEVTRRIKQGSPNGYAVLLAVQSAPSGPGEGMPVVEPGLQRRLLRNLVSYLKQKQAAGVISLPVGGSKGRDNTGMLYAFPPCDFSQQYLQSALRTLGKLEEEHMVIVIVRDTAXPAPVLSSCVCVTEAVILKICSFSTYLLPWFEFSAGFLWFIWWHPVYC, translated from the coding sequence ATGAAGCGGCAGACCGAGCGAGACTCCAGCCCGAGCGGGCGTGGCTCGTCGTCGTCCGCCAAGCGGCCGCGGGAGCGCGAacgagaggcagaggcgggcgggcGGCGAGCGGCGCACAAGGCCTCCGGCGGCACCAAGCACCCGGTCCCCGCGCGGGCTCGCGACAAGCCCCGCGGcagcggcggcggaggcggcgggCATCGCGACGGGCGCGCCGCCGGGGATGCGAATCACCGGGCGAGCGGCGGGCGCTCCTCGGGCGCGCCCGGAGGCGGGGGACGCACGGGCAAGGCCTCCGGGGACCCGGGTGCTGGCGGCGCGTCGCCCCGCTCGTCCCCACTcccgccgcccccgccgcccccCGGGGCGGAACCCGCGGGTCCCGGCTCCACGGCGGCTCCGGAGTACAAGACGCTCCTCATCAGCAGCCTGAGCCCCGCGCTGCCGGCCGAGCACTTGGAGGACCGGCTCTTCCATCAGTTCAAGCGCTTCGGCGAGATCAGCCTGCGCCTGTCACACACCCCGGAGCTGGGCCGCGTGGCCTACGTGAACTTCCGCCACCCGCAGGACGCGCGGGAGGCCCGCCAGCACGCCCTGGCCCGGCAGCTGCTGCTATACGATCGCCCGCTCAAGGTGGAGCCGGTGTACCTGCGCGGCGGCGGGAGCAGCCggcgcagcagcagcagcagcgccgCCGCCTCCACGCCGCCCCCCGGGCCTCCCGCGCCCGCCGACCCCCTGGGCTACCTGCCCCTGCACGGCGGCTACCAGTACAAGCAGCGCTCGCTGTCCCCGGTAGCCGCCCCGCCCCTGCGGGAGCCCCGCGCGCGGCACGCCGCCGCAGCCTTCGCCCTGGATGCTGCCGCCGCGGCGGCCGTGGGACTGTCTCGAGAGCGAGCCCTGGACTACTACGGGCTGTACGACGACCGCGGGCGCCCGTACGGCTACCAGGCCGTGTGCGAGGAGGACCTGATGCCGGAGGATGACCAGAGAGCCACTCGAAACCTCTTCATCGGCAACCTGGACCACAGTGTTTCCGAGGTGGAGCTTCGACGGGCCTTCGAGAAGTACGGCATCATCGAGGAGGTGGTCATCAAGAGGCCTGCCCGCGGCCAGGGTGGCGCCTATGCCTTCCTCAAGTTTCAGAACCTGGACATGGCACACAGGGCAAAGGTGGCTATGTCTGGCCGGGTGATTGGCAGAAACCCCATAAAGATAGGCTACGGCAAGGCTAACCCCACCACCCGCCTCTGGGTGGGTGGGCTTGGACCTAACACCTCGCTGGCGGCCCTGGCCAGAGAATTCGATCGCTTCGGGAGCATTCGGACCATCGATCACGTCAAAGGAGACAGCTTTGCCTACATCCAGTACGAGAGCCTGGACGCAGCCCAGGCTGCCTGTGCAAAGATGAGGGGCTTTCCCTTGGGTGGTCCAGACCGCAGGCTCCGGGTGGATTTTGCCAAAGCCGAGGAGACTCGCTATCCCCAGCAGTACCAGCCCTCACCTCTCCCTGTGCACTATGAGCTGCTCACTGACGGATATACCCGGCATCGGAACTTGGATGCTGACCTTAGGGTGCGGGATAGGACCCCTCCACACCTCCTCTATTCAGACCGAGACCGGACCTTTTTGGAAGGGGACTGGACCAGCCTCAGTAAAAGTTCAGACCGCAGAAACAGTCTGGAGGGCTATAGCCGCTCAGTGCGCAGCCGGAGTGGTGAGCGCTGGGGGGGAGATGGGGACCGGAGCATAGCCAAGCCCTGGGAAGAGAGACGCAAGCGGAGGAGCCTCTCCAGTGACCGTGGGAGGACAACTCACTCCCCTTACGAGGAACGCAGCAGGACCAAGGGTGGGGGGCAGCAGTCTGAGCGAGGCTCGGATCGCACCCCTGAGCGTAGCCGAAAGGAGAACCACTCCAGTGAAGGGACCAAGGAGTCCAGCAGCAACTCCCTCAGCaacagcagacatggtgctgaggaGAGgagccaccatcaccaccaccatgagGCTCCAGACTCTTCCCATGGGAAAAAGACTCGAGAGAGTGAGCGCAATCATCGGACCACTGAGGCAGAGCCCAAGACTCTTGAAGAGCCAAAACATGAGACCAAAAAGCTAAAGACTCTGTCAGAATATGCCCAGACGCTGCAGCTGGGCTGGAATGGGCTTCTGGTGTTGAAAAACAGCTGCTTTCCGACATCTATGCACATCCTTGAGGGGGACCAGGGAGTCATCAGTGGCCTCCTCAAAGACCACACTTCTGGCAGCAAGCTGACCCAGCTAAAGATTGCTCAGCGCCTTCGACTGGATCAGCCCAAGCTGGACGAGGTCACCCGGCGAATCAAGCAGGGCAGCCCTAATGGCTATGCCGTGCTCCTGGCCGTCCAGTCAGCCCCCAGCGGGCCTGGCGAGGGCATGCCCGTGGTGGAGCCAGGCCTACAGAGGCGGCTTCTCAGGAACCTAGTCTCCTACTTGAAACAGAAGCAGGCTGCGGGGGTGATCAGCTTGCCGGTGGGCGGGTCTAAGGGCAGAGACAACACGGGCATGCTGTATGCCTTCCCGCCCTGCGACTTTTCACAGCAGTACCTCCAGTCAGCGCTGCGGACATTGGGCAAGTTAGAGGAAGAACACATGGTGATAGTTATAGTAAGGGACACCGCCNAGCCCGCACCTGTGctttccagctgtgtgtgtgtcacagaagcagttattttaaaaatctgctccTTCTCTACCTACCTTCTCCCTTGGTTTGAATTCTCTGCTGGGTTTTTGTGGTTCATTTGGTGGCATCCTGTCTACTGCTAA
- the Manf gene encoding mesencephalic astrocyte-derived neurotrophic factor translates to MWATRGLAVALALSVLPDSRALRPGDCEVCISYLGRFYQDLKDRDVTFSPATIEEELTKFCREARGKENRLCYYIGATDDAATKIINEVSKPLAHHIPVEKICEKLKKKDSQICELKYDKQIDLSTVDLKKLRVKELKKILDDWGEMCKGCAEKSDYIRKINELMPKYAPKAASARTDL, encoded by the exons ATGTGGGCTACGCGCGGGCTGGCGGTAGCGCTGGCCCTGAGCGTGCTGCCTGACAGCCGGGCGCTGCGGCCAGGCGACTGTGAAG tttgtatttCTTATCTGGGAAGATTTTACCAGGACCTCAAAGACAGAGATGTCACATTCTCACCAGCCACTATTGAAGAAGAACTTACAAAGTTTTGCCGTGAAGCAAGAGGCAAAGAGAATCGGTTG TGCTACTACATTGGAGCCACAGATGATGCTGCCACCAAGATCATCAATGAGGTGTCAAAGCCCCTGGCCCACCATATCCCTGTGGAAAAGATCTGtgagaagctgaagaagaaagacagCCAGATCTGCGAGCTAAAATACG ACAAACAGATTGACCTGAGCACAGTGGACCTGAAGAAGCTCCGGGTGAAAGAGCTGAAGAAGATCCTGGACGACTGGGGGGAGATGTGCAAAGGCTGTGCAGAAAAGTCTGACTATATCCGGAAGATAAATGAACTGATGCCTAAATACGCCCCTAAGGCGGCCAGCGCACGAACTGATCTGTAG